From Epinephelus lanceolatus isolate andai-2023 chromosome 5, ASM4190304v1, whole genome shotgun sequence, the proteins below share one genomic window:
- the mbtps1 gene encoding membrane-bound transcription factor site-1 protease gives MVCATSHLKMLLLPVWASMLLGLLMGFLPVVGMEPTGGAKSKSDHTPNTEPLSSSSGSNCSQLTLKLEFSSQVVEHEYIVAFTGYFSAKARSLYISSALRNAGDGALEWHIVPRENPASDFPSDFELVHIRQASPSRLTTLEDHPYIKRVTPQRKVFRMLKYIPSPEPAAPCNATRGTQKWQSWQSSRPFRRTSLSLGSGFWHATGRHSSRRLLRAIPRHVAQILQADVLWQMGHTGSGVKVAVFDTGLSEKHPHFKNVKERTNWTNEKTLDDGLGHGTFVAGVIASMRECQGFAPDSELHIFRVFTNNQVSYTSWFLDAFNYAILKKIDVLNLSIGGPDFMDHPFVDKVWELTANRVIMVSAIGNDGPLYGTLNNPADQMDVIGVGGIDFEDNIARFSSRGMTTWELPGGYGRVKPDIVTYGSGVRGSGMKEGCRSLSGTSVASPVVAGAVTLLASTVLNRELVNPASMKQALIASARRLPGVNMFEQGHGKLDLIRAYQILNSYRPQASLSPSYIDLTECPYMWPYCSQPIYYGGMPTIVNVTILNGMGVTGRIVDKPIWQPYLPQNGDHIDVAVSYSPVLWPWAGYLAVSISVAKKAASWEGIAQGHVMVTVASPAENDSEVGGELTSTVKLPIKVKIVPTPPRSKRVLWDQYHNLRYPPGYFPRDNLRMKNDPLDWNGDHIHTNFRDMYQHLRSMGYFVEVLGAPITCFDASQYGTLLMVDSEEEYFPEEITKLRRDIDNGLSLIIFSDWYNTSVMRKVKFYDENTRQWWMPDTGGANVPALNDLISVWGMAFSDGLYEGDFTLADHDMYYASGCSIARFPEDGIVIAKNLKDQGLEVLKQETAVVEGVPILGLYQTPSDGGGRIALYGDSNCIDDSHRQKDCFWLLDALLQYTSYSMTPPSLSHSHSRVAPPTGTERPLPQRLEGNHLYRYSKVLEAHLGDPKPRPLPACPHLSWAKPQPLNETAPSNLWKHQKLLSVDLDKVALPNVRAYRPQVRPLSPGESGAWDIPGGIMPGRYNQEVGQTIPVFAFLGAMVVLSFFVVQLTKAKSKPKRRKPRIKRPTYLQQQQQTTSGKNPTV, from the exons agTACATCGTAGCATTTACGGGGTATTTCTCAGCCAAAGCTCGCAGCCTGTACATCAGCAGTGCCCTGCGGAATGCTGGGGACGGGGCGCTGGAGTGGCACATTGTTCCCAGGGAAAACCCAGCATCTGACTTCCCTAGCGACTTTGAGCTGGTCCACATCCGTCAAGCTTCGCCCAGCCGCCTGACAACCTTAGAGGACCACCCTTACATAAAGAGGGTGACCCCGCAACGCAAAGTGTTCCGCATGCTCAAATACATTCCCT CACCCGAACCTGCTGCACCCTGCAACGCCACCCGTGGGACACAAAAATGGCAGTCATGGCAGTCATCCCGCCCTTTCAGACGAACCAGCCTGTCACTTGGCTCGGGGTTCTGGCACGCCACTGGTCGCCACTCCAGCCGGCGTCTGCTGCGGGCCATCCCCCGCCACGTTGCCCAGATCCTGCAGGCAGACGTACTCTGGCAGATGGGGCACACCG gCTCTGGTGTGAAGGTGGCAGTGTTTGACACAGGACTGAGTGAGAAGCACCCACATTTTAAGAACGTGAAGGAAAGGACCAACTGGACTAATGAAAAGACACTGGATGATG GTCTGGGTCATGGAACATTTGTAGCAGGAGTGATAGCCAGTATGAGAGAGTGTCAGGGCTTTGCCCCTGACTCAGAGCTCCACATCTTCCGAGTGTTCACCAACAACCAG GTATCGTACACTTCGTGGTTCCTGGATGCTTTTAACTACGCCATCCTGAAGAAGATTGATGTTCTCAATCTGAGCATTGGGGGGCCTGACTTCATGGACCACCCTTTTGTTGATAAG gtgtgGGAGCTCACTGCTAACAGAGTGATCATGGTCTCTGCTATTGGCAACGATGGACCTCTGTATGG cacCCTGAACAACCCAGCAGATCAGATGGACGTGATCGGGGTCGGAGGGATCGACTTTGAGGACAACATCGCTCGGTTTTCCTCCAGAGGCATGACCACCTGG GAGCTGCCAGGTGGCTATGGCAGGGTGAAGCCTGACATCGTCACCTACGGTTCTGGTGTTCGGGGATCAGGGATGAAGGAGGGGTGTCGCTCTCTGTCTGGGACCAGTGTGGCCTCTCCTGTGGTGGCTGGTGCTGTTACTCTATTGGCCAG caCCGTCCTGAACAGAGAGCTGGTGAACCCAGCATCCATGAAGCAGGCTCTGATTGCCTCGGCCCGCAGGCTGCCGGGGGTCAACATGTTTGAGCAGGGCCACGGGAAACTAGACCTGATCAGAGCCTACCAGATCCTCAACAGCTACAGACCTCAGGCCAG TCTTTCTCCCAGCTACATCGACCTGACAGAATGTCCGTACATGTGGCCTTACTGCTCTCAGCCCATCTACTATGGAGGAATGCCCACCATCGTCAATGTGACCATTCTCAACGGCATGGGCGTCACAGGCAGAATTGTCGACAAG CCCATCTGGCAGCCCTACCTCCCTCAGAATGGCGACCACATCGATGTGGCGGTCTCGTATTCACCTGTGCTGTGGCCGTGGGCCGGCTACCTGGCCGTGTCTATCTCCGTGGCCAAGAAAGCAGCATCGTGGGAGGGGATCGCTCAAGGTCATGTGATGGTCACAGTGGCGTCGCCTGCAGAAAATGAT TCTGAGGTGGGCGGTGAGCTGACCTCCACAGTCAAACTGCCCATCAAGGTGAAGATTGTACCGACTCCCCCGCGCAGCAAGAGGGTGCTGTGGGACCAGTACCACAACCTGCGCTACCCACCCGGCTACTTTCCCAGAGACAACCTCCGCATGAAAAACGACCCACTGGACTG GAATGGAGACCACATCCACACTAACTTCAGGGACATGTACCAGCACCTAAGGAGTATGGGATACTTTGTCGAGGTGCTTGGAGCACCCATCACATGCTTTGATGCCAGCCAGTATG gCACATTGCTGATGGTTGACAGCGAGGAGGAGTATTTCCCTGAAGAGATCACCAAGCTGAGGCGAGACATCGACAATGGCCTGTCACTCATTATCTTCAGTGACTGGTACAACACCTCGGTCATGAGGAAGGTCAAGTTTTACGATGAAAACACCAG GCAGTGGTGGATGCCAGACACAGGGGGCGCTAACGTACCAGCTCTGAATGACCTGATATCAGTGTGGGGGATGGCTTTCAGTGACGGGCTGTATGAAGGAGACTTCACTTTGGCCGATCATGACa TGTACTATGCCTCAGGCTGCAGCATCGCCCGTTTCCCAGAGGATGGAATAGTGATTGCCAAGAACCTAAAGGACCAAG gTCTGGAAGTGTTAAAGCAGGAGACAGCTGTAGTGGAGGGGGTTCCCATCCTCGGACTATACCAAACACCGTCTGACGGGGGAGGTCGCATTGCTCTGTACGGTGATTCCAACTGTATAGACGACAGCCACAGACAGAAAG ACTGTTTCTGGCTGCTAGATGCTCTTCTTCAGTACACTTCGTACAGTATGACCCCTCCCAGCCTCAGCCACTCCCACAGCAGGGTAGCACCACCCACAGGCACAGAGCGTCCACTGCCACAGAGACTGGAAG GCAACCATCTTTACCGCTACTCCAAAGTTCTTGAAGCTCACCTGGGAGAccctaagccccgcccactgcCAGCCTGCCCCCACCTGTCTTGGGCAAAGCCACAGCCACTCAACGAGACGGCACCCAG TAACCTGTGGAAGCACCAGAAGCTTCTCTCAGTGGATCTGGACAAAGTGGCTCTACCTAATGTGAGGGCGTACCGTCCCCAGGTCAGACCTCTGTCTCCTGGGGAGAGTGGGGCCTGGGACATCCCTGGAG GGATAATGCCTGGCAGATACAACCAAGAAGTGGGCCAGACCATCCCCGTGTTCGCCTTCCTGGGAGCGATGGTCGTCCTGTCCTTTTTCGTGGTCCAGCTCACAAAGGCCAAGAGCAAACCCAAGCGCAGGAAACCTCGCATTAAACGGCCCACGtacctccagcagcagcaacagacgACAAGTGGGAAAAACCCCACAGTTTGA